The following proteins come from a genomic window of Bradyrhizobium paxllaeri:
- a CDS encoding ROK family protein, with amino-acid sequence MAEQKITTTGIAAHGSSRLPSVDVDSFNIELKDEDGFLGDRASKGAFRDILEKWRKPLRKSGEDPFGKEHSENISKKALDAILIGDDTEASAVVHSAVEDFAQELAHVTRRILNTKAWDKTERIVVGGGFRDSRLGELAIARTEIILKAEDFKIEMQPIRHNPDEAGLIGALHLAPSWIFEAHDSILAVDIGGTNVRCGVVETRRKKSPDLSKACIWKPEFWRHADDEPCRESAVKRLVRMLEGLISKAEKEGFKLAPFIGIACPGVIESDGSIQKGAQNLPGNWESSKFNLPTSLVEAIPRIGDHDTAIVMHNDGVVQGLSEAPLMQDVKRWGVLTIGTGLGNARFTNRNGKAEK; translated from the coding sequence ATGGCCGAGCAAAAGATCACGACGACCGGTATCGCCGCCCATGGCTCCTCACGCCTGCCGTCGGTCGATGTCGATAGTTTCAACATCGAACTTAAGGACGAGGACGGATTCCTTGGCGACCGCGCCAGCAAGGGCGCCTTCCGGGACATTCTCGAGAAATGGCGGAAGCCACTGCGCAAGTCGGGCGAGGATCCCTTCGGTAAGGAGCACTCAGAAAACATCAGCAAGAAAGCTCTCGACGCGATCCTGATTGGCGACGACACCGAGGCTTCGGCCGTCGTCCACAGCGCCGTCGAGGACTTCGCGCAGGAACTTGCCCATGTCACGCGCCGCATCCTCAATACCAAGGCCTGGGACAAGACCGAGCGGATCGTGGTCGGCGGCGGCTTTCGCGACAGCCGGCTCGGCGAACTGGCGATCGCCCGCACCGAGATCATTCTCAAAGCCGAAGACTTCAAGATCGAGATGCAGCCCATCCGTCACAATCCGGACGAGGCCGGTCTGATCGGCGCTCTTCACCTGGCGCCCTCTTGGATATTCGAAGCGCACGACTCGATCCTGGCCGTCGACATCGGTGGCACCAATGTTCGCTGCGGCGTAGTAGAGACGCGCCGGAAGAAGTCTCCCGATCTATCAAAGGCATGCATCTGGAAGCCTGAGTTTTGGCGCCATGCGGACGATGAGCCGTGTCGCGAGAGCGCAGTGAAGCGCCTCGTCAGGATGCTCGAGGGGCTGATCTCAAAGGCGGAAAAGGAAGGTTTCAAGCTCGCGCCATTCATTGGCATCGCTTGCCCCGGTGTCATTGAGAGCGACGGGTCGATCCAGAAGGGCGCGCAGAACCTTCCGGGCAACTGGGAGAGCAGCAAGTTCAACCTGCCGACAAGCCTGGTCGAAGCCATTCCGCGGATCGGAGATCACGACACGGCCATCGTCATGCACAACGATGGCGTAGTGCAGGGCCTTTCTGAAGCCCCTCTCATGCAGGACGTCAAACGCTGGGGCGTGCTGACAATCGGCACGGGGCTCGGCAATGCTCGGTTCACCAATCGCAACGGGAAAGCTGAAAAATGA
- a CDS encoding DUF3606 domain-containing protein, producing the protein MTDNLTTREQPDRSKINMNQIHEVRYWTKHLNVSKEELQKAVEKVGNSAAAIRKELAVE; encoded by the coding sequence ATGACGGATAACCTTACAACCAGAGAGCAGCCTGACCGAAGTAAGATCAATATGAACCAGATCCATGAGGTTCGGTATTGGACGAAGCACCTCAACGTTTCGAAGGAAGAATTACAGAAGGCCGTCGAGAAAGTCGGAAATTCAGCCGCCGCCATCCGCAAGGAATTGGCGGTGGAGTGA
- a CDS encoding phage holin family protein produces the protein MSIQNDIRTSKDDLRTISTLLGDALSQFAKLFQNEVDLAKAEFGEKVQKVSGALGFIAGGAVLVIPALVMALFALSAALIAAGWSQPVSYLISAALAAVVAGVLFAIGIKRLDTRNLAPRETIRQLEKDKDTVKGMVR, from the coding sequence ATGAGCATTCAGAACGATATCAGAACGAGCAAGGACGACCTTCGAACCATCTCCACGCTACTGGGCGATGCGCTGTCGCAGTTCGCCAAGCTATTTCAGAACGAGGTAGATCTCGCCAAGGCTGAATTCGGCGAGAAGGTTCAGAAGGTCAGTGGCGCGCTGGGCTTCATTGCCGGCGGCGCGGTGCTGGTTATCCCCGCCCTGGTCATGGCGCTGTTCGCGTTGTCCGCGGCATTGATCGCCGCAGGTTGGTCGCAGCCGGTTTCGTATTTGATCTCGGCTGCCTTGGCCGCGGTAGTTGCCGGCGTGCTGTTTGCGATCGGCATCAAACGGCTCGACACGCGAAATCTCGCGCCTCGTGAAACCATCCGGCAGCTCGAAAAGGACAAGGACACCGTGAAAGGAATGGTGCGATGA
- a CDS encoding DUF3618 domain-containing protein: protein MTRSVEDLKRESERSRAELAATVDQLRERISDTADDIRHKVSPQHIRSEVSGYINHTTQSWVEALKQQAMDNPMRAVAAATAVAVPLLRLARGFPLPLLMIGAGLVLTSKTARDRVAEAAAPAVEKAGEMLGDAADRAEALRGDVKDQLASAQSQATGMAIDARDTAAGAADNLRSRAAEAASTVGDKLRGGVDAVMDTAGAAKDAAATAPAKARQVIGDNAALIGGLGIAIGAIIAAALPETKAEVNAMGEASDSVKQAAGEAAQSGFEAARDATMSAADAAAKSFSEADLGRHTSRMTQNIADTLKETADDVVSAAFNPSRNPNT, encoded by the coding sequence ATGACACGATCAGTGGAAGATCTGAAACGTGAGTCCGAGCGGAGCCGTGCCGAGTTGGCGGCCACCGTCGATCAGTTGAGGGAGCGGATATCAGATACCGCCGATGACATCCGTCATAAGGTTTCGCCGCAACACATCAGATCGGAAGTTTCGGGTTACATCAACCACACGACCCAAAGCTGGGTCGAGGCGCTGAAGCAGCAGGCCATGGATAATCCGATGCGCGCGGTCGCCGCGGCCACGGCGGTTGCGGTACCGTTGCTGCGCCTCGCGCGTGGTTTCCCGCTGCCGCTTCTGATGATCGGAGCCGGCCTCGTCCTGACCTCCAAAACAGCCCGCGACCGCGTCGCCGAAGCGGCCGCCCCGGCGGTGGAGAAGGCCGGGGAAATGCTGGGTGATGCGGCGGATCGCGCTGAGGCACTGCGGGGCGACGTCAAGGACCAACTCGCTTCGGCTCAGAGCCAGGCCACCGGCATGGCCATTGACGCGCGCGATACGGCTGCCGGCGCGGCCGACAATCTCCGGAGCCGCGCAGCGGAGGCCGCCAGCACGGTCGGCGACAAACTCAGGGGCGGCGTGGATGCCGTCATGGACACGGCAGGCGCAGCAAAGGACGCGGCAGCGACAGCGCCTGCAAAGGCTCGCCAAGTCATCGGCGACAACGCGGCGCTGATCGGTGGCCTGGGGATCGCAATCGGCGCGATCATTGCCGCGGCTCTTCCCGAGACCAAGGCCGAAGTCAACGCGATGGGCGAGGCGAGTGACAGCGTGAAGCAGGCGGCGGGCGAGGCGGCGCAATCCGGATTTGAGGCCGCCAGGGATGCGACGATGTCGGCGGCCGACGCTGCGGCGAAAAGCTTCTCCGAGGCCGATCTCGGGCGACACACCAGCCGCATGACACAAAACATTGCCGACACGCTCAAGGAAACCGCCGACGACGTGGTGAGCGCAGCCTTCAATCCTTCTCGAAACCCGAACACCTGA
- a CDS encoding cysteine hydrolase family protein, whose translation MSKIVGLRYGAPSASAMHLCVDMQRMFAERTEWKMPWLERVLPNIVSITSLHPERTIFTRFIPAQHSGQGMGMWRRYYEHWASMTVDELGADMINVVPELARFAPPARYFDKYVYSPWTASDLDRQLRGAGIDTLIITGGETDVCVLATMMGAVDWGFRVLLVTDALCSSADETHDAMMNVYENRLAQQVECVSTEAILENWRLK comes from the coding sequence ATGTCGAAGATCGTTGGATTACGCTACGGAGCGCCGAGCGCCAGCGCGATGCACCTATGCGTCGATATGCAAAGGATGTTTGCAGAACGCACGGAATGGAAGATGCCGTGGCTTGAGCGCGTGCTGCCTAATATCGTTTCAATAACTTCCTTGCATCCCGAAAGGACCATCTTCACGCGCTTCATCCCAGCACAGCATTCCGGTCAGGGCATGGGGATGTGGCGGCGCTATTACGAGCATTGGGCATCGATGACCGTCGATGAGCTCGGCGCGGACATGATAAATGTGGTGCCGGAGCTTGCGCGGTTTGCCCCTCCTGCCCGCTACTTCGACAAGTATGTTTATTCCCCTTGGACCGCGAGCGATCTGGACCGGCAGCTTCGCGGCGCCGGAATCGATACCCTCATTATCACCGGCGGAGAGACCGATGTCTGCGTGCTCGCAACCATGATGGGCGCTGTCGACTGGGGTTTCCGTGTCCTTCTGGTGACGGACGCCCTGTGCAGCTCGGCGGACGAGACGCACGATGCAATGATGAATGTCTATGAGAACCGGTTAGCCCAGCAGGTGGAATGCGTGTCGACGGAAGCGATTCTCGAAAATTGGCGCCTCAAGTAA
- a CDS encoding group I truncated hemoglobin: protein MALTAAPAALAGADQAYAQGKQTTPDKSLYERLGGVFAIAAVVDHFSDAVVKNPIVGQKSKNPQLREWHTKNLKRLPGLKFMRTLWVCDVSGGPLQFKATRPGATPLGLEEAHRDLRISPAEFDEVAAELRRALDFAKVPKREKAEVLAAFAGHKDEVTAGYASRAKRG, encoded by the coding sequence TTGGCGCTGACAGCCGCCCCGGCGGCTTTGGCGGGGGCCGATCAAGCGTATGCGCAGGGCAAGCAAACCACGCCGGACAAAAGCCTGTATGAGCGACTTGGCGGCGTTTTCGCCATTGCAGCGGTCGTGGATCACTTCAGCGACGCTGTCGTCAAGAACCCTATCGTCGGCCAGAAGTCCAAAAACCCGCAGCTGAGGGAATGGCACACCAAGAATCTGAAACGACTACCAGGTCTCAAGTTCATGCGAACACTGTGGGTCTGTGACGTTTCGGGTGGGCCGTTGCAATTCAAGGCCACTAGGCCTGGCGCGACGCCCCTTGGCCTTGAGGAGGCGCACCGGGACTTGCGGATCTCCCCGGCGGAATTCGACGAGGTCGCAGCGGAACTGAGGCGGGCACTCGACTTCGCCAAGGTCCCGAAGCGCGAGAAGGCCGAAGTACTGGCTGCGTTCGCCGGCCACAAAGACGAGGTTACCGCCGGCTACGCATCGAGAGCCAAGCGCGGCTGA
- a CDS encoding YihY/virulence factor BrkB family protein — MWWTVAKEAVANWSSHKDARQGAALAYYSVFSLGPIILIASAVAGLFFGQEAVTAQVISSLKAMLGETGAKAVEAMLAAASRPAAGVLATVLGIGALLFAAIGVVVQLKDALNVVWEVEESKESGLWHFARNYVLSFAAVLAFGFLLLVSLLVTAGLAAAGKFIAPYLPEGILHIVSMLVSFAVVTVLFAMMFKWLPDVSVAWADVWLGALLTALFFELGKAAIGFYIGKQGLESTYGAAASIVVVLIWVYYTSQIILMGAEITHAYSRRHHHPSTDAHPASGGVARGRA; from the coding sequence ATGTGGTGGACAGTCGCAAAAGAAGCGGTAGCCAACTGGTCGAGCCACAAGGACGCCCGTCAGGGAGCGGCTCTGGCCTATTACTCCGTCTTTTCGCTTGGACCCATCATCCTGATTGCGAGCGCTGTGGCAGGTCTCTTCTTCGGTCAGGAGGCGGTTACTGCCCAGGTCATTTCATCATTGAAAGCGATGCTGGGCGAAACCGGTGCCAAGGCTGTCGAGGCGATGCTGGCTGCGGCAAGCCGTCCCGCCGCAGGCGTCCTCGCAACGGTCCTTGGAATAGGCGCCTTGCTGTTCGCCGCCATCGGCGTCGTTGTGCAATTGAAGGATGCTCTCAACGTCGTATGGGAGGTGGAGGAGTCGAAGGAAAGCGGCCTCTGGCACTTCGCCCGCAACTACGTCTTGTCGTTTGCAGCGGTGCTTGCTTTTGGCTTTCTGCTTCTCGTGTCGCTTCTTGTAACCGCAGGTCTCGCCGCGGCAGGAAAGTTCATCGCTCCTTACCTGCCGGAAGGCATCTTGCATATTGTCAGCATGCTGGTTTCGTTTGCCGTTGTTACGGTCCTGTTCGCGATGATGTTCAAATGGCTGCCAGACGTTTCCGTCGCCTGGGCCGATGTCTGGCTCGGCGCGCTGCTCACGGCGCTATTCTTCGAATTAGGTAAGGCCGCTATCGGCTTTTACATCGGCAAGCAGGGCCTTGAATCAACCTACGGAGCTGCCGCGTCGATCGTGGTCGTGTTGATCTGGGTCTACTACACCTCGCAAATCATTCTGATGGGCGCCGAGATCACCCACGCTTATTCCAGACGTCACCATCATCCATCAACCGATGCTCATCCTGCGTCGGGCGGAGTGGCCCGCGGACGCGCTTGA
- a CDS encoding DUF3147 family protein, whose amino-acid sequence MTPVRFSPSSLKESRWYEYLMRFVLGGAATVFTGLISSRYGASVGGLFLALPAIFCASATLIEKHEIRRKREAGLSGERRSQMAAAVDSAGATLGALGMLAFAAVFWLTVERSVAGAFIAASFTWLVVSIAAWYVRRKMRSVRRAGRLRKANGPAISRSRSS is encoded by the coding sequence ATGACGCCCGTCCGCTTCTCGCCGTCGTCTCTCAAGGAAAGCCGGTGGTACGAATACCTCATGCGTTTTGTCCTCGGTGGCGCGGCTACCGTCTTCACCGGTCTTATCAGCAGCCGCTATGGAGCGTCCGTAGGCGGCCTTTTCCTCGCGCTTCCGGCCATCTTCTGCGCCAGCGCAACGTTGATCGAGAAGCACGAAATTCGCCGCAAACGGGAAGCTGGCCTCTCCGGCGAGCGCCGCAGCCAAATGGCCGCCGCGGTCGATTCCGCCGGCGCCACGCTCGGAGCACTGGGTATGCTGGCGTTCGCAGCCGTCTTTTGGCTCACCGTGGAGCGCAGCGTTGCGGGCGCGTTCATTGCAGCATCGTTCACGTGGCTGGTCGTTTCGATTGCCGCCTGGTACGTGCGACGCAAAATGCGGTCGGTTCGGAGAGCGGGAAGGCTCCGAAAAGCAAACGGCCCCGCTATTTCGCGGAGCCGTTCTAGCTGA
- a CDS encoding zinc-dependent alcohol dehydrogenase — protein sequence MKALTWHGKSDVRCESVPDPKIQNGRDAIIKVTACAICGSDLHLFDGIMPTMEKGDVLGHETMGEVVEVGKDNTRLKVGDRVVVPFTIACGECFFCKNGFYSGCERSNPNAKQAEKLWGHSPAGLFGYSHMLGGFAGGQAEYMRVPYADVGPYKIPEGLTDEQVLFLSDIFPTGYMAADFCNLKGGETVAVWGCGPVGQFAIKSAFLLGAERVIAIDTVPERLALATNSGAITLDFMKEDIYERIQELTQGRGADACIDAVGTEPETKASADSVIDRIKVATFMGTDRPHVLRQAIQCCRNFGTVSIVGVYGGMLDNIPMGSAINRGLTFRMAQTPVQHYLPKLMERIGKGEIDPSFVITHRATLDEGPDLYKTFRAKKDGCIKVVMKPFG from the coding sequence ATGAAAGCCCTCACCTGGCACGGCAAGAGCGATGTTCGCTGTGAATCGGTTCCCGATCCGAAGATTCAGAATGGGCGCGACGCAATCATCAAGGTAACGGCCTGCGCGATCTGCGGCTCGGATCTGCATCTGTTCGACGGCATCATGCCGACGATGGAAAAGGGCGACGTACTCGGCCACGAGACCATGGGCGAGGTTGTCGAGGTCGGCAAGGACAACACGAGGCTCAAGGTGGGGGATCGGGTAGTGGTGCCGTTCACCATTGCCTGCGGCGAATGCTTCTTTTGCAAGAATGGCTTTTACTCCGGCTGCGAACGCTCCAACCCCAACGCGAAGCAGGCCGAGAAACTCTGGGGCCATTCTCCAGCCGGCCTCTTCGGCTATTCGCATATGCTGGGCGGTTTCGCCGGCGGCCAGGCGGAATACATGCGCGTCCCCTATGCCGACGTCGGTCCCTACAAGATTCCAGAGGGGCTCACGGATGAGCAGGTGTTGTTCCTGTCAGATATCTTCCCGACTGGCTACATGGCCGCCGATTTCTGCAACCTCAAGGGCGGAGAGACGGTTGCGGTGTGGGGCTGCGGACCGGTTGGCCAATTTGCAATCAAGAGCGCATTCTTGCTGGGCGCCGAGCGTGTGATTGCGATCGATACGGTACCCGAGCGCCTGGCGCTCGCTACGAACTCAGGCGCCATCACGCTGGATTTCATGAAGGAAGATATTTACGAGCGCATCCAAGAACTCACGCAAGGTCGCGGCGCCGATGCCTGCATCGATGCGGTCGGCACCGAGCCCGAAACCAAGGCAAGCGCGGATTCCGTGATTGACCGTATCAAGGTAGCAACCTTCATGGGTACGGATCGTCCGCATGTTTTGCGGCAGGCGATCCAATGCTGCCGCAACTTCGGCACCGTTTCCATCGTCGGCGTTTATGGAGGCATGCTTGACAACATTCCCATGGGCAGCGCAATCAATCGCGGCCTAACCTTTCGCATGGCCCAGACCCCCGTTCAGCACTACCTGCCCAAACTGATGGAACGCATCGGAAAAGGCGAGATCGATCCAAGCTTCGTCATCACCCATCGCGCTACGCTTGACGAGGGGCCAGACCTCTACAAGACGTTCCGGGCCAAGAAGGATGGCTGCATCAAAGTAGTCATGAAGCCGTTCGGCTGA
- a CDS encoding phosphatase PAP2 family protein, whose protein sequence is MLKPARFPGHSLRRGRSFPIAVRPTKVDVGIAHEIARNTAPAPEYAARALTWGADEKVLLVLATAGWIVSRGRSESLRRAGNHALLVTAASSLLPHVMKSLFDQTRPDRRTVVGHIHGVSFSGKRDDAFPSGHAIHMGALASAAGTLPVEPRRAIRAFAIGLSLTRVVVLAHWASDVVLGFALGAALERLLRLWTGYPIATAISKENEHADT, encoded by the coding sequence ATGTTGAAGCCGGCCAGATTTCCAGGACATAGCCTCCGCCGCGGACGAAGCTTTCCGATCGCCGTCCGGCCAACGAAGGTGGACGTCGGTATCGCGCACGAGATCGCCCGCAACACGGCTCCGGCCCCGGAGTACGCGGCTCGCGCCTTGACCTGGGGTGCCGACGAAAAGGTCCTGTTGGTTCTGGCCACGGCTGGCTGGATCGTCTCCCGGGGCCGCAGCGAGTCGTTGCGGCGTGCAGGTAATCACGCGCTGCTCGTTACGGCAGCATCGTCTTTGCTGCCCCACGTCATGAAGTCGTTGTTCGACCAGACCCGGCCCGATCGCAGGACAGTGGTCGGGCACATCCATGGAGTCTCCTTTTCCGGAAAGCGCGACGACGCCTTTCCTTCCGGGCATGCGATTCACATGGGCGCGTTGGCATCCGCAGCCGGGACCTTGCCGGTTGAGCCCCGCCGGGCGATCCGAGCCTTCGCGATCGGTCTCTCGCTGACGCGGGTTGTGGTCCTGGCGCACTGGGCGAGCGACGTCGTCCTGGGCTTCGCGCTCGGAGCGGCCCTTGAGCGCTTGCTGCGGCTGTGGACCGGCTATCCGATCGCCACGGCCATCTCGAAGGAAAACGAACATGCCGATACTTGA
- a CDS encoding SDR family NAD(P)-dependent oxidoreductase, translating into MAMAGQFAIVTGASTGIGFELARLCAAKGYDLLVAADEPEIETAAQALRDEANSSAIVTVQADLATVKGVDKLCEAAQDRKVDLLMANAGRGLGHAFLDQDWDRIRRVIDTNATGTTCLIHRVGQDMRRRNEGRILITGSIAGFTPGSFQAVYNATKAYLNSFSFALREELRGTKVTVTCLMPGATETEFFVRADMLDTKVGSEDKDDAAMVARMGFEAMMKGEGDVVTGLKNKIQSAVANVTPAELLAKQHRKKAEPGTAKS; encoded by the coding sequence ATGGCCATGGCCGGACAATTTGCGATCGTGACAGGCGCCTCGACCGGCATTGGTTTTGAGCTTGCCCGACTTTGCGCGGCCAAGGGCTACGACCTTCTGGTCGCGGCGGATGAGCCCGAAATCGAGACGGCCGCGCAAGCGCTGCGCGACGAAGCGAACAGTAGCGCCATCGTGACGGTTCAAGCCGACCTTGCCACCGTCAAAGGTGTCGACAAGCTCTGTGAGGCCGCTCAGGACCGCAAAGTTGACTTGCTGATGGCCAATGCCGGCCGCGGCCTAGGCCATGCTTTCCTTGATCAGGACTGGGACCGCATTCGTCGGGTCATCGACACTAATGCCACCGGCACCACCTGTCTGATCCACCGTGTTGGCCAGGACATGCGGCGTCGCAATGAAGGACGCATTCTGATCACCGGCTCGATTGCCGGCTTCACCCCCGGCAGCTTTCAGGCGGTCTACAATGCGACCAAGGCCTATTTGAATTCATTCTCATTCGCGCTGCGGGAGGAACTGCGCGGTACGAAGGTTACCGTTACCTGCTTGATGCCCGGGGCTACGGAAACGGAGTTCTTCGTCCGTGCGGACATGCTCGATACTAAAGTCGGATCCGAAGACAAGGATGACGCCGCCATGGTCGCCCGAATGGGCTTTGAGGCCATGATGAAGGGCGAAGGGGATGTTGTCACCGGCCTGAAAAACAAAATCCAATCGGCGGTTGCCAATGTGACGCCGGCCGAACTCCTTGCCAAGCAGCATCGCAAGAAGGCGGAGCCTGGTACGGCAAAATCATAA
- a CDS encoding DUF6766 family protein translates to MTGALFVITLSGHWIFGWFAYVNEQQAHQQPIEIGDYAIQMMRDTLENWQSEFLQLIWQVAGLAILLHVGSPQSKEGDDRMEAKIDAILLAVEPKKADELLKRIDGEYEGRNTDARFVRELERKR, encoded by the coding sequence GTGACGGGCGCCCTGTTCGTCATCACGCTCTCCGGCCACTGGATCTTCGGTTGGTTTGCCTACGTCAACGAGCAGCAGGCGCACCAGCAGCCGATCGAGATCGGCGATTATGCGATCCAAATGATGCGCGACACCCTTGAAAACTGGCAATCCGAATTCCTGCAACTGATCTGGCAGGTTGCCGGGCTCGCAATTCTCCTGCATGTAGGCTCGCCGCAATCAAAGGAAGGCGATGATCGGATGGAGGCCAAGATCGACGCGATCCTCTTGGCCGTTGAGCCAAAGAAAGCCGACGAACTCCTCAAGCGCATCGATGGGGAGTATGAGGGCCGGAATACCGACGCCCGCTTTGTGCGGGAACTGGAGCGCAAACGATAG
- a CDS encoding ferritin-like domain-containing protein, which produces MGIFTKDIKTMEDLLIHGLQDIYYAEQQIIKSLPKMIEKATNRDLAAGLKAHLEETNKQVERLQKVFEKLGKEPTGTQCPAIDGIIKEADETAGEIENKAVLDAALVAAAQAVEHYEICRYGTLIAWADELGHDEIVRFLTTNLNEEKAANTKLNTVALRKGVNAKASDAA; this is translated from the coding sequence ATGGGAATCTTCACCAAGGACATCAAAACCATGGAGGACTTGCTGATCCATGGCCTGCAGGACATCTACTACGCTGAGCAGCAGATCATCAAATCCCTGCCCAAGATGATCGAAAAGGCGACCAACCGCGACCTCGCCGCGGGTCTGAAAGCCCATCTCGAAGAGACAAACAAGCAGGTCGAGCGACTTCAAAAGGTGTTCGAGAAGCTCGGCAAGGAGCCGACCGGCACGCAGTGTCCCGCGATCGATGGTATCATCAAGGAGGCCGACGAGACGGCGGGCGAGATCGAGAACAAGGCGGTACTGGACGCCGCCCTCGTCGCAGCCGCGCAGGCCGTCGAGCACTATGAAATATGCCGATACGGCACGCTGATCGCTTGGGCCGACGAGCTCGGCCACGACGAGATCGTGCGCTTCCTGACTACCAATCTGAACGAGGAAAAGGCGGCGAATACCAAGCTCAACACGGTAGCACTGCGCAAGGGCGTCAACGCGAAAGCGTCCGACGCGGCCTGA
- a CDS encoding DUF3147 family protein yields MTEYIVRFLVGGAVVSAFAMLGDVLRPKSFAGLFGAAPSVALATPGIAVYAHGAAYAAVQSRSMMAGAIALAIYSVVVCHLLVRTRLRALPATMLSLAAWLPVAFLLLAIAGAQT; encoded by the coding sequence ATGACCGAGTACATCGTCCGCTTTCTCGTTGGTGGCGCGGTCGTTTCGGCCTTCGCGATGCTGGGCGACGTCCTGCGTCCCAAGAGCTTTGCGGGTCTTTTCGGTGCGGCGCCCTCGGTAGCGCTTGCCACGCCTGGCATCGCGGTATACGCGCATGGCGCGGCCTACGCAGCCGTACAGAGCCGATCCATGATGGCTGGCGCAATAGCGCTCGCCATCTACAGCGTCGTCGTCTGTCATCTCCTCGTTCGCACGCGGCTGCGCGCCTTGCCGGCGACCATGCTGTCGCTCGCTGCTTGGCTCCCGGTTGCCTTCCTTCTGCTGGCGATCGCCGGAGCGCAGACATGA
- a CDS encoding PRC-barrel domain-containing protein: MARATAHPDHQCISSEDIQGTEVYGAGGKNIGEIDHLIIDKVSGRVAYAVMSFGGFVGLGHSHYPIPWAALTYDTSLGGFRTAITEQQLRDAPEFSDDSWQDRDWETRTHQYYGTPTYWESRGGMIR; the protein is encoded by the coding sequence ATGGCCCGCGCAACAGCCCATCCGGATCATCAATGCATCTCAAGCGAAGACATTCAAGGAACCGAGGTTTATGGAGCAGGTGGAAAGAATATCGGCGAGATTGATCACCTCATCATCGACAAAGTGTCAGGCCGAGTAGCTTATGCCGTCATGAGCTTTGGCGGCTTCGTTGGGTTGGGGCACAGCCATTATCCCATTCCTTGGGCTGCTCTGACCTACGATACATCGCTTGGTGGTTTTCGAACCGCTATCACCGAACAACAGCTGAGGGACGCGCCAGAGTTCAGTGATGACTCGTGGCAGGACAGAGACTGGGAAACGCGCACCCACCAGTACTACGGGACACCGACGTACTGGGAGTCACGAGGTGGCATGATACGCTAG
- a CDS encoding cupin domain-containing protein, giving the protein MPILEDLKEYAERATGLRRPGRRKAATLARPRKPHTVRFKDDGLVPNHPRWPLIIYRGAIDLGESHDPAAVIEDLFEANGWGETWRDSIYDYLHYHSRIHEVLGVASGKGRVRFGGAKGRIFTLKAGDVVILPAGTGHQCLSADDDFLVVGAYPPVGTYDECRTVQDRPRALKTIPKVPVPRKDPISGSGGSLSKLWKKAR; this is encoded by the coding sequence ATGCCGATACTTGAGGACCTGAAGGAATACGCCGAACGTGCGACCGGCCTGCGGCGACCCGGCAGACGGAAAGCCGCCACGCTCGCCCGACCGCGTAAGCCTCACACGGTTCGTTTCAAGGACGACGGCCTCGTCCCGAACCATCCGCGATGGCCGCTGATCATCTATCGGGGCGCTATTGATCTCGGCGAAAGCCACGATCCGGCGGCCGTGATCGAAGATCTGTTTGAGGCCAACGGGTGGGGTGAGACCTGGCGCGACAGCATCTACGATTACTTGCACTACCACTCGCGCATCCATGAAGTGCTCGGCGTTGCGAGCGGCAAGGGGAGGGTCCGCTTCGGCGGCGCCAAGGGACGGATATTCACCTTGAAAGCAGGGGACGTCGTCATTCTTCCGGCTGGCACGGGTCATCAATGCCTCTCCGCCGATGACGATTTCCTCGTCGTGGGGGCGTATCCCCCGGTCGGCACCTACGACGAGTGCAGAACGGTGCAGGATCGGCCGCGGGCACTGAAGACCATTCCGAAGGTGCCGGTGCCGCGCAAGGATCCGATCTCCGGGTCCGGCGGGTCGCTATCCAAACTTTGGAAGAAGGCCAGATGA